Sequence from the Clostridium saccharobutylicum DSM 13864 genome:
TATCATATCTTTATAATCATCAAAAAATAAGTCTACAGCTACAACACCTATGAGTACATCATTTAAATATATTGGTTTCGTGTAGGACATTCTCATACTTGTAGAACTTTTATCTGTGTGAGGGTCACTCCAAACAGCCTGTTTATTCTTTATTGGATTATAGTACCAACTCATATCATGATTACTTTCATAAAATTCTTCTTTTTTAAACTTATCAATTTGAGTTACTTTTTTAGTTTCTAAACTCCTTTCAAATATTACTTGATGTGCATTTGTTGTTAGTTCAGGATTTATGATCACCGCTACTCCAAGTAAGTTTGTTTTATCAAGTATTGTTTTTTGCATAATTGGAGTCAGAAATTTTGTATAGTTAGTTATGTAGTTATCATCACCAGAAACCTGATTTAATTCTATAGTACTTGAAATAAGATTGGATATATTGTCTACTGTATCTTTTGTACTAATGAGTCCTTCATTTACAGTTTGAGCATTATTCTTAGAAAGTTGTAGTAAGTTGTTTTCAGCTTCCTTTCTCATAGCATTTTTACTCATTATATTTGTTACACCAGTAATTATTATAGATGTTGCCAAACAGAAACATACAATCGATAATATTATTTTTGTTGAGATTTTTTTCATTTTCCTTATGCTCCTTTTAAGTTGATTATTTAAGCTTCATATATTATTACATTTATTTACCACACTATTATCGGTTTATTTTGGAAATTCTTTATACTTTTTTTTAATTAGATTTATCCAATTCTGTTTTTTATACATAAACAACTTAAGATTTAGATTTACTATATAACTTTACCTAAAGAAGCTGCATTATTTTTCTCCGTTGCTATATAATTGCAACATTCTGAAAAAGAATACAGCTTCTTTGTAGTGTGAATACATTTCAAATTTGATTTCTAGTGGATAGTTTGTTTGTATAAGTAAAAATCATAATTTAAAATTTATAAAAAGAACAAACTCTTACTTTAACTATTTTTTTCTTTTTGTCTTTCAATTCTTAAGCAAAATCCTTCTGAATCAACTCTAAATTCCTTATGAATAACAATTCCTTTTCTTGGCATACATAAAACCCCTATAAAAATTATTAATCCCAATATTGACACTATTATAGCTTCCATAAATGATAAAAGTATAATATTCATAATTAATCCCCCTCTTATACTTACTTTTATTAAGATACATGAAAAAAAATAACAAGTCCAAATGCCATGGTTATTTTTTTCATATACCTAAATTGTTTCTAGATACTCTTTAACTTCAAATAAATCATTACATATTTCAAACGCTAATTCTCTTATTTCATCATCAGGTAATTTCATATCTGGAACATTTATACTTATCATTCCAGCTGCTTTTGCAGCTCTAATTCCAGCTGTTGAATCCTCAATTACCATGCAATTTTCTGGATTCATATTTAATCCTTTGGCTGCTTTTAGAAAAATTTCTGGATCCGGTTTAGAATTTTCAACTTGATCGCCACAAATTATATAATCAACCTTGTCCTTTATTTTTATTTCTTCTAATAATTTATGTGCTCTCTCTTGCCTTGTTGAAGTAGCTACAGCTATTTTATAGTTTGCATCCTTTAAGTAATCGATTAATTCATGTACTCCTGACTTAATTATTACACCATCTCTGTCTATAGTACTTATGGCCAATTCAACTTTTTTCTTATATATTTCATCAAAAGGAAAATCAATTCCATATTGTTCTAACATTATCTCCTTTATAGATTTAGAATTTCTTCCTATCA
This genomic interval carries:
- a CDS encoding HAD family hydrolase, producing the protein MKKIKAIIFDMDGVLIDTERISFQSFKEAFKDYKYEMNEEFYLKLIGRNSKSIKEIMLEQYGIDFPFDEIYKKKVELAISTIDRDGVIIKSGVHELIDYLKDANYKIAVATSTRQERAHKLLEEIKIKDKVDYIICGDQVENSKPDPEIFLKAAKGLNMNPENCMVIEDSTAGIRAAKAAGMISINVPDMKLPDDEIRELAFEICNDLFEVKEYLETI